Proteins co-encoded in one Deinococcus detaillensis genomic window:
- a CDS encoding ABC transporter permease, whose protein sequence is MLTLIALEFRKLFGARSARLAVLICVLLPWIWPLAPRLKEVYNLVIVSGWQVPTLSLITITQFLLPLLVALTCAEMIGSEISQGTLAPLILRPIDRSRIIIAKLITALIYPAMLLTVLLVASMVAGLRFGFGDFSGGTGLGPGLFVGVGQLSSGEAFGQVLRSFLLDALALMPIAALALLFAVLYLNTAAAALATLATIQIMNMLVVFPEALQKILITTYLDLYSRQGDLTQPIILMVIYTVGFSVLAIFAFEKRDL, encoded by the coding sequence ATGCTGACTCTCATTGCTCTTGAATTTCGCAAGCTGTTCGGTGCCCGCAGCGCCCGCTTGGCCGTCTTGATCTGCGTGCTGCTGCCGTGGATTTGGCCGCTCGCGCCGCGCCTGAAAGAAGTGTATAACCTGGTGATCGTCAGCGGCTGGCAAGTGCCGACGCTCTCGCTGATTACCATCACCCAGTTTTTGCTGCCGCTTTTGGTGGCCCTGACCTGCGCCGAGATGATCGGCAGCGAGATTTCGCAGGGCACGCTGGCTCCGCTGATTTTGCGCCCGATCGACCGCAGCCGGATTATCATCGCCAAACTGATTACTGCGCTGATTTACCCGGCCATGCTGCTCACCGTGCTGTTGGTGGCCAGCATGGTAGCGGGCCTGCGCTTCGGCTTCGGCGATTTCAGCGGCGGCACCGGGCTGGGGCCGGGCCTGTTTGTGGGTGTGGGCCAACTCAGCAGCGGCGAAGCGTTTGGCCAGGTGCTGCGCTCCTTTTTGCTCGACGCCTTGGCGCTGATGCCGATTGCGGCGCTGGCCCTGCTGTTCGCGGTGCTGTACCTCAACACGGCGGCGGCGGCGCTGGCTACGCTGGCCACCATTCAGATCATGAATATGTTGGTGGTCTTTCCAGAAGCGCTGCAAAAGATTTTGATTACCACTTACCTCGATCTCTACAGCCGTCAGGGCGATTTGACACAGCCGATCATCTTAATGGTCATTTACACGGTCGGCTTTTCGGTGCTGGCCATATTCGCCTTCGAGAAACGAGACTTGTAA
- a CDS encoding Ohr family peroxiredoxin, whose protein sequence is MTKPTPIYQTTADAHGGRAGHVDSQDGQLKVRLAVPTELGGNGGEGSTPEQLFAAALASCFESAMGAAAHAENYPEFGVMGVRAEVGLIANGEPHDLTVALDITLPELTREQAQHLVDKGKAICAYSRALGDKIEYRLHES, encoded by the coding sequence ATGACAAAACCGACGCCCATTTATCAAACCACCGCCGACGCTCATGGAGGCCGCGCCGGACACGTGGACAGCCAAGACGGTCAACTCAAAGTCCGCTTGGCCGTGCCCACTGAACTCGGCGGCAACGGCGGAGAAGGCAGCACGCCGGAGCAGCTCTTTGCCGCCGCGCTGGCGTCCTGTTTTGAAAGCGCGATGGGCGCAGCCGCCCACGCCGAGAACTATCCCGAGTTCGGGGTGATGGGCGTGCGGGCCGAGGTCGGCTTGATTGCCAACGGTGAGCCGCATGATTTGACGGTAGCGCTGGACATCACCTTGCCCGAATTGACGCGGGAGCAGGCCCAGCACCTCGTCGATAAAGGCAAAGCCATCTGCGCCTACAGCCGCGCTCTGGGTGACAAGATCGAATACCGTCTCCACGAATCCTGA
- a CDS encoding ABC transporter ATP-binding protein has translation MTKSSLAPLRPAIEVKGLQKRYKDQVVLEEVSLGVKPGEVYALTGPNGAGKTTLIRCMTGLAFPTGGEVTIMGRDVHNDGPRARANLGAVVEAPAKFYPQFSGSQNLSMHAQLAAMAPGTKKISRDRVREVLALLELTRMADRPVGQYSLGQRQRLGVAAAILAEPKVLILDEPTSGLDPLGIGLIHRIVTGLATSGCAVILSTHHLREIATYAHTVGILTGGRMVDSVDLRARQAAYRFRVDDPVAATQILSALPYVKKATTRTPYAIAHLGGESRVPDALSQLTSAGIRVFEASPDHFDLYEYYRERVEQN, from the coding sequence GTGACGAAATCCTCACTTGCTCCTTTACGCCCGGCCATTGAGGTCAAGGGCCTTCAGAAACGCTACAAAGATCAGGTGGTGCTCGAAGAGGTCTCGCTGGGCGTCAAACCCGGCGAGGTCTATGCCCTAACCGGCCCCAACGGTGCGGGCAAAACCACCTTGATCCGCTGCATGACTGGCCTCGCCTTTCCGACCGGCGGCGAGGTCACGATCATGGGCCGCGACGTTCACAACGACGGGCCGCGTGCCCGCGCCAACTTGGGCGCAGTGGTGGAAGCGCCGGCCAAGTTTTACCCGCAGTTTTCCGGCTCGCAGAACTTGAGCATGCACGCCCAGCTCGCGGCGATGGCCCCCGGCACCAAAAAAATCAGCCGCGACCGGGTGCGCGAAGTGCTGGCCCTGCTCGAACTCACCCGCATGGCCGACCGCCCGGTGGGGCAGTATTCGCTGGGGCAGCGGCAGCGTCTCGGCGTGGCGGCAGCGATTTTGGCCGAACCCAAAGTCCTGATCCTCGATGAGCCGACTTCGGGGCTTGATCCTTTGGGCATCGGCCTGATTCACCGGATCGTGACCGGGCTGGCCACCAGCGGCTGCGCGGTGATTTTGAGCACCCACCACTTGCGCGAGATCGCCACCTACGCCCACACCGTCGGCATCCTGACCGGCGGGCGGATGGTCGATTCGGTGGACCTGCGTGCCCGCCAAGCGGCTTACCGCTTTCGGGTGGATGATCCGGTGGCGGCCACCCAAATTCTCTCGGCGCTGCCCTATGTCAAAAAAGCGACGACCCGCACGCCCTACGCCATCGCCCACCTCGGCGGCGAGTCGCGTGTACCTGACGCGCTCTCGCAACTCACATCGGCAGGCATCCGGGTGTTTGAAGCCAGCCCCGATCATTTTGACCTCTACGAGTACTACCGCGAACGGGTGGAGCAAAACTGA
- a CDS encoding DUF2330 domain-containing protein: protein MKRLKRRTYTLLSFALASSALGFCGFFVAKGDTKLFNRSNQVVIARDGNRSVFTMMNDYQGDAKDFARIVPIPVVPKREDLSIGDPSIIKKLDAYSAPRLVEYFDQDPCEPDVVYDAVPMPSAVPAPQASSVARAGALGVKIEASYQVGEYDIVILSAKQQNGLATYLRGEGYKLPAGADEMLGSYIKGGMKFFVVRVNMERFDKSGGGFLNPIVLSYTSDKFMLPIRLGTLNSPGEQDLTVYLLSPYGRVETSNYRTAPVPTDKEVPLLVQNQFEPFYRHVFRKAYEREGKSVAFMEYAWNTSNCDPCAGEPPTAAELTKAGVFWKQQEGFGGRSVPLPPPGQGSIRPSGNGEAKPVFLTRLHVRYTRATFPEDLQFKLTDNQGTFQGRYILRHPAEGGKTCAATKSYTASLKRRAELQAQTLANLTGWDINHIRQRMAE, encoded by the coding sequence ATGAAACGACTCAAGCGGCGCACCTACACCCTGCTCAGCTTCGCTCTGGCTTCGTCGGCGCTGGGCTTTTGCGGCTTTTTTGTGGCCAAGGGCGACACCAAGTTGTTTAACCGCAGCAATCAGGTGGTGATCGCCCGCGACGGCAACCGCAGCGTGTTTACCATGATGAACGACTATCAGGGCGACGCCAAGGATTTTGCCCGCATCGTGCCGATTCCGGTGGTGCCCAAGCGCGAGGATCTGAGCATCGGTGATCCCAGCATCATCAAAAAGCTCGACGCTTACAGCGCTCCGAGGCTGGTGGAATACTTTGACCAAGACCCGTGTGAGCCGGACGTGGTGTATGACGCGGTGCCTATGCCCAGCGCTGTTCCCGCTCCCCAAGCCAGTTCGGTGGCCCGCGCGGGCGCTCTGGGCGTCAAAATTGAAGCCAGCTATCAGGTGGGCGAGTATGACATCGTGATTTTGAGCGCCAAGCAGCAAAACGGCCTCGCCACTTATTTGCGCGGCGAAGGCTATAAGTTGCCCGCTGGAGCCGACGAGATGCTGGGCAGTTATATCAAAGGCGGCATGAAATTTTTCGTGGTGAGGGTCAATATGGAGCGCTTCGACAAGAGCGGTGGCGGGTTCCTCAATCCGATTGTGCTGTCTTACACTTCCGACAAGTTCATGTTGCCGATTCGCCTCGGCACACTCAACTCGCCGGGCGAACAGGACTTGACGGTGTATTTGCTTTCGCCGTATGGCCGGGTGGAAACCAGCAATTACCGAACCGCGCCGGTTCCCACTGACAAAGAAGTGCCGCTGCTCGTTCAAAATCAGTTTGAACCGTTTTACCGCCATGTCTTCCGCAAAGCCTACGAGCGTGAAGGCAAAAGCGTGGCTTTTATGGAATACGCCTGGAACACCAGCAACTGCGACCCCTGCGCGGGTGAGCCGCCGACGGCCGCCGAGTTGACGAAAGCGGGCGTGTTTTGGAAGCAGCAGGAAGGCTTCGGCGGCAGGTCGGTGCCGTTGCCGCCGCCGGGCCAAGGTTCTATCCGGCCGAGCGGAAACGGTGAAGCCAAGCCGGTGTTTCTCACGCGCCTGCATGTGCGCTATACCCGAGCCACCTTCCCTGAAGATTTGCAGTTCAAGCTGACCGACAACCAAGGCACCTTTCAAGGCCGCTATATTCTGCGTCACCCTGCTGAGGGCGGCAAAACTTGCGCGGCCACTAAAAGTTACACCGCTTCACTCAAGCGCCGAGCCGAGCTGCAAGCCCAGACGCTGGCCAATCTGACCGGCTGGGACATCAACCACATCCGGCAGCGCATGGCCGAGTAG
- a CDS encoding nitrite/sulfite reductase: MSDIELLKKSLPPFEIFNLIPQYAAAGAIDPEKMDLLKWAGVYPQRPQEDGYLMMRVKVPTAELSSAALRVVAGIAEDYGRGLLDVTDRQAFQFHWLRIENIPAILERLETVGLHTRGACGDTVRAVIASPLAGLDARERLDVRPLAAAMEGSLSGNKDFEDLPRKFKISITATPELEGIHLINDIGFLAHEVGGEVGFDVWVGGGLGAVAHLAKRLRVFIKPEQVVEVGRAIAGAYRDHGYRLNRKKARLKYLIKDLGVEKFREIVETQYLGYKMQDGPAAPVARFGGSDVLGINPQRDGLNYVVLSTTVGRINPEKARALADLADEYGKGVVRTTAFQNMMIPHVKTGDLDALTDELRALDLAPKATLRGTTIACTGTQFCRLALTETKARVAGLIDELEAKHSDLDVPFVINLTGCSNACTRYQVADLGFMGAQRASKEGEEGAFDEVYNVHLAGSIGQAERVGAKLRGVVPAERLTEYTDKVLSDFKANKAAAESFVEYADRVGQANFLPDHVLADAVLAAEPDLVLA, translated from the coding sequence ATGTCTGATATTGAACTTCTGAAAAAGTCGCTGCCGCCTTTTGAAATCTTTAACCTGATTCCGCAGTACGCCGCCGCCGGAGCCATCGACCCGGAGAAAATGGATCTGCTCAAGTGGGCCGGTGTTTATCCGCAGCGTCCGCAGGAAGACGGCTACCTGATGATGCGCGTCAAAGTGCCCACCGCCGAGCTGAGCAGCGCCGCACTGAGGGTGGTGGCGGGCATTGCCGAGGACTACGGACGCGGCCTACTGGACGTGACCGACCGCCAAGCCTTCCAATTTCACTGGCTGAGAATTGAAAACATCCCCGCCATTCTGGAGCGTTTAGAAACGGTGGGACTGCACACACGCGGAGCCTGCGGCGACACCGTGCGGGCCGTCATTGCTTCGCCGCTGGCCGGACTCGACGCCCGCGAGCGCCTGGACGTGCGCCCACTGGCCGCCGCGATGGAAGGCAGCTTGAGCGGCAACAAAGACTTTGAAGACCTGCCGCGCAAATTCAAGATCAGCATCACGGCAACGCCGGAACTCGAAGGCATTCACCTGATCAATGACATCGGCTTTTTGGCGCACGAAGTCGGTGGCGAAGTGGGTTTTGACGTGTGGGTGGGCGGCGGCTTAGGCGCAGTGGCGCACCTCGCCAAGCGGCTGAGGGTATTCATTAAGCCCGAGCAAGTGGTGGAGGTTGGGCGGGCCATTGCAGGCGCTTACCGCGATCACGGCTACCGCCTCAACCGCAAAAAAGCCCGCCTCAAGTACTTGATCAAAGACCTCGGCGTGGAAAAATTCCGCGAGATCGTAGAAACTCAGTATCTGGGCTACAAAATGCAGGACGGCCCCGCCGCGCCGGTGGCCCGTTTCGGCGGCAGCGACGTGCTGGGCATCAACCCGCAGCGTGACGGCCTGAATTATGTGGTGCTGTCCACGACGGTGGGCCGGATCAACCCCGAGAAGGCGCGGGCGCTGGCGGATTTAGCTGATGAGTACGGCAAAGGGGTCGTGCGAACCACCGCCTTTCAGAACATGATGATTCCGCACGTCAAAACCGGAGATTTGGACGCGTTGACCGACGAACTGCGGGCGCTGGACTTGGCTCCCAAAGCCACCTTGCGCGGCACCACCATCGCCTGCACCGGCACCCAGTTTTGCCGCTTGGCGCTCACCGAAACCAAAGCGCGGGTGGCGGGCCTGATCGATGAGCTGGAAGCCAAGCACAGCGACTTAGACGTGCCGTTCGTGATCAATTTGACGGGCTGCTCGAATGCCTGCACCCGCTATCAGGTGGCCGATCTGGGCTTTATGGGAGCGCAGCGGGCCAGCAAAGAGGGCGAGGAGGGCGCGTTTGACGAGGTATACAACGTGCATCTGGCCGGAAGCATTGGGCAAGCCGAGCGAGTGGGCGCGAAACTTAGGGGCGTGGTGCCCGCCGAGCGCCTGACCGAGTACACCGACAAAGTGCTGAGCGACTTCAAAGCCAACAAAGCCGCCGCCGAGAGCTTCGTGGAGTACGCCGACCGCGTGGGACAGGCCAATTTCTTGCCCGACCATGTTTTGGCTGACGCAGTTTTGGCCGCCGAACCTGACTTGGTGCTGGCGTGA
- a CDS encoding YebC/PmpR family DNA-binding transcriptional regulator: MAGHSKWSQIKRKKGANDKKRSATISKHLRAITAAVRSGGSGDPAGNLSLKNSIAAAKTDNVPVDNIDNAIKRAISSESGATEYKEAVYEGYGPGGTALYVETLTDNVNRTVAEVRSVFSKKGGSMGNSGSVAWQFENKGLIYLPENSEAAQETAIELGAEDLQEGEEGLEISTAPNDLYAVSEGLTEKGFKVESAQLSRVPSSTVSVSGDDVSKLMTLIEALEDLDDVQNVYSNAEWPEDAEA, translated from the coding sequence ATGGCAGGACACAGCAAATGGTCGCAAATCAAACGGAAAAAGGGAGCCAACGACAAAAAGCGTTCGGCAACCATCAGCAAACACCTTCGGGCTATCACGGCGGCGGTTCGCAGCGGCGGCAGCGGCGACCCAGCCGGCAATCTGAGCCTCAAAAACTCGATTGCCGCCGCCAAAACGGACAATGTGCCAGTCGACAATATCGACAACGCCATCAAGCGGGCCATTAGCAGCGAGAGTGGGGCAACCGAGTACAAGGAAGCCGTCTACGAAGGCTACGGCCCTGGCGGAACCGCTCTTTACGTCGAAACGCTGACCGATAATGTCAACCGCACGGTGGCTGAAGTCCGCAGTGTATTTAGCAAAAAGGGCGGCAGCATGGGCAACAGCGGCTCGGTGGCGTGGCAATTTGAAAACAAGGGCCTGATCTACTTGCCTGAAAACTCTGAAGCCGCGCAGGAAACCGCCATCGAACTCGGCGCGGAAGACTTGCAGGAAGGTGAGGAAGGTTTGGAGATCAGCACCGCGCCCAACGATTTGTACGCCGTCTCGGAAGGCCTCACCGAAAAAGGTTTCAAAGTGGAAAGCGCCCAGCTTTCACGGGTCCCCAGCAGCACCGTGTCGGTCAGCGGCGATGACGTGAGCAAGCTGATGACGCTGATCGAAGCGCTCGAAGATTTGGACGACGTGCAAAACGTCTATTCCAACGCCGAGTGGCCGGAAGACGCCGAAGCGTAA
- a CDS encoding DUF4395 domain-containing protein: MQTDLSALKFNQLSVVGLTAAALLFRQPWLIAALGAAMLTGAVWPKRSPMKAAYLAASPLLGLKPNLVGESPEAHHFAQGVGGAFLLASALALLSGLTGLGVVLGFVVIGLALLNLTKSVCVGCWMYFQYKMLRYRLTAKA, encoded by the coding sequence GTGCAAACTGACCTCTCGGCCCTCAAGTTCAACCAGCTCAGCGTGGTGGGCCTTACCGCCGCCGCTCTGCTGTTTCGCCAGCCTTGGCTGATCGCTGCGCTGGGTGCCGCCATGCTCACGGGAGCGGTGTGGCCCAAGCGCAGCCCCATGAAAGCGGCTTACCTCGCCGCGTCTCCCCTGCTGGGCCTGAAACCCAATCTGGTCGGCGAGTCGCCTGAAGCGCACCACTTCGCGCAGGGCGTCGGCGGCGCATTCTTGCTGGCTTCGGCGCTGGCACTGCTGAGCGGCCTTACCGGACTGGGCGTGGTTCTCGGCTTTGTGGTGATTGGCTTGGCGCTGCTCAACTTGACCAAAAGCGTTTGTGTGGGGTGTTGGATGTACTTCCAGTACAAGATGCTGCGCTACCGCCTGACCGCCAAAGCCTGA
- a CDS encoding protein-tyrosine phosphatase family protein: protein MKQFGFLLAGTLLLAGCDTVTLPNPTSSEIESAPSSITLNGATITVTAEIVNSGNNKKSPTFAIINLASDLPIPSNVVAHSFYVLAGDKVYRSAPISKEVFLNGNRRYTAELNIRLDDGTVVRFAALMTDGKTTRLVQLSQPIKVKTVFVS from the coding sequence GTGAAACAATTTGGTTTCTTACTGGCAGGCACACTGCTCTTGGCAGGTTGCGACACAGTCACGCTCCCGAACCCTACAAGCTCAGAAATCGAATCTGCACCTTCAAGCATCACTTTAAACGGAGCAACAATCACTGTCACAGCAGAAATAGTCAATAGCGGAAACAACAAAAAGAGTCCCACATTTGCCATCATCAACTTAGCTTCTGATCTCCCCATTCCGTCCAATGTGGTCGCTCATAGTTTTTATGTTCTGGCTGGAGACAAAGTGTATAGAAGTGCTCCAATAAGCAAAGAGGTCTTCCTCAACGGCAACCGACGCTACACAGCTGAGTTAAATATCCGGTTAGATGACGGAACGGTAGTACGATTTGCTGCGTTGATGACAGATGGAAAGACGACTCGATTGGTTCAACTTAGCCAACCCATCAAAGTCAAAACTGTCTTCGTCTCTTAG
- a CDS encoding Rrf2 family transcriptional regulator produces MRLSTTDIYAFQALGYLGTQEAPRWVSSEEISEHTHIARPYLVRILAALSAKGVVKSKKGIGGGYCLARRPQLISLCEVVRAVDGPVAPLSCISLNWRESCVEEERCHARNTIYTRMRDAMLSVLQEFSVQDLVIDAQQGVSYGHCLGHLLKPNA; encoded by the coding sequence ATGCGCTTATCCACCACCGACATCTATGCTTTTCAGGCGCTGGGCTACCTCGGCACGCAGGAGGCCCCCCGCTGGGTGTCCAGCGAAGAGATCAGCGAACACACCCACATCGCCCGGCCTTACTTGGTGCGGATTCTGGCCGCGCTCAGCGCCAAAGGCGTGGTGAAAAGCAAAAAAGGCATCGGCGGCGGCTACTGCCTCGCGCGCAGGCCGCAGCTCATTTCGCTGTGCGAGGTGGTTCGCGCGGTGGACGGGCCGGTGGCTCCGCTGTCGTGCATCAGCTTAAACTGGCGCGAGAGTTGTGTGGAAGAAGAGCGCTGCCACGCCCGCAACACGATTTATACCCGCATGAGGGACGCCATGCTCTCGGTGCTGCAAGAATTCAGCGTACAGGATTTGGTGATTGACGCCCAGCAGGGAGTGAGTTACGGCCACTGCTTGGGGCACCTGCTCAAGCCCAACGCCTGA
- a CDS encoding Uma2 family endonuclease, translated as MTQKALSVEDYLRTEELSPVKREYVGGFVYPLHGAARAQAGTSKNHVTITGNIHYALTLASRRAGCRLSASDMKLRIEDSNAFYSPDVMVACGPDNGEAYFETEPCLLVEVLSKGTASVDRHAKYQAYTAIPSLQTYLIVEQNERRVYAYGRSVKQWQLSELVGQADIALPCLNRSLSLDEIYCGVLEG; from the coding sequence ATGACACAGAAAGCGTTGAGTGTTGAGGACTACTTGCGTACCGAGGAACTCAGCCCCGTCAAGCGTGAGTACGTGGGCGGATTCGTGTATCCGCTGCACGGCGCGGCGCGGGCACAGGCGGGGACAAGCAAAAATCATGTGACGATCACGGGCAATATCCACTACGCTCTGACACTCGCCAGTCGCCGCGCTGGATGCCGCCTCAGCGCTTCGGATATGAAACTGCGAATAGAAGACAGTAATGCTTTTTACTCCCCCGACGTGATGGTGGCCTGCGGCCCCGACAACGGTGAGGCGTATTTTGAAACGGAACCGTGTTTATTGGTCGAAGTCCTTTCCAAAGGCACCGCCAGCGTTGACCGGCACGCCAAATATCAGGCCTACACTGCTATCCCCAGTCTTCAGACTTATCTGATCGTGGAACAGAACGAGCGGCGGGTTTACGCCTACGGACGCAGCGTTAAGCAGTGGCAACTCAGCGAGTTGGTCGGGCAAGCCGATATTGCTTTGCCGTGCCTGAACCGCTCGCTGAGCTTGGATGAAATTTATTGTGGCGTGCTGGAGGGCTAA
- the era gene encoding GTPase Era, with protein MTDFSSRTDAPTRSGFVAIIGKPNVGKSTLLNTFLGVKVAPTSPRPQTTRKGVRGIYTTDDAQLVFVDTPGIHKPKDAMGKYMNNEVDTALSDVDAVVWVVDLRHPPTDEDRMVARQIRDLPKALTLVGNKTDVAKYPDEAMKLYKALLEGREQLSEVMLSAQNNPARVQELRDQLLSELPENPFFFPRGASSDQSREQWAAEIIREEAMKKLRDELPYAVATRVNSWTERDDGLQRIEGEIIVEKSSHKGMVIGAGGKQLREIGQAARKQLEVFLNHKVYLGLEVIVINGWREDVEALRELGYE; from the coding sequence ATGACGGATTTCTCTTCCAGAACCGACGCGCCGACCCGTTCAGGGTTCGTGGCGATTATCGGCAAGCCCAATGTGGGTAAAAGCACTCTCCTCAACACCTTTTTGGGCGTTAAAGTGGCTCCCACCAGCCCCCGCCCGCAAACCACCCGCAAAGGGGTGCGCGGCATCTACACCACCGACGACGCGCAACTCGTCTTTGTGGATACCCCTGGCATTCACAAGCCCAAAGACGCTATGGGCAAGTACATGAACAACGAAGTCGACACTGCCCTGAGCGACGTGGACGCGGTGGTGTGGGTGGTTGATCTGCGCCACCCGCCCACCGACGAAGACCGAATGGTGGCCCGCCAGATTCGGGATTTGCCCAAGGCGCTGACCTTGGTGGGCAACAAGACCGACGTGGCCAAATACCCCGACGAGGCCATGAAGCTCTACAAAGCGCTGCTGGAAGGCCGCGAACAGCTCAGCGAAGTGATGCTCAGCGCCCAGAACAATCCGGCGCGGGTACAGGAGCTGCGCGACCAACTTCTCTCGGAGCTGCCGGAGAATCCCTTTTTCTTTCCGCGTGGGGCCAGCAGCGACCAGAGCCGCGAGCAGTGGGCCGCCGAAATCATCCGCGAGGAAGCCATGAAAAAGCTGCGCGACGAGCTGCCTTATGCGGTGGCCACCCGCGTCAACTCGTGGACGGAGCGCGATGACGGGTTGCAGCGAATTGAGGGCGAGATCATCGTTGAAAAAAGCTCTCATAAAGGTATGGTCATCGGCGCAGGCGGCAAGCAACTACGCGAAATCGGTCAAGCGGCCCGCAAGCAACTCGAAGTCTTCCTGAACCACAAGGTTTATCTGGGTCTGGAAGTCATCGTGATCAACGGTTGGCGCGAAGACGTGGAGGCTCTGCGCGAGTTGGGATACGAGTAA
- a CDS encoding ABC transporter ATP-binding protein produces MLSPASPPVIRRLYGLLLPYRRTVLIGMCCLIGSVAAELYPPLVWGRVVDLGLMKRDWRFVGWQLALLVVIFAAQQVLAAWRGLLLERAGQQLTFDLRMRLYTKLAGQSAAYFESQRSGDLLSRVTADVDGIQDVLLRGTDAVLGNALRLIGVVAIFIALQPLLGVIVTLPMLVVGLLLRRYNSNVRPAYRAARNRLGDLSALIADRLAGIRVVQGFAREDAEAQKVEAIGESLYQEGVKAVQLRNRAFPVVRFVSNFGNILMLGGGVLLISRGQFTLGGLLAYRGYGRYFYGPIDDLVNINDLLQRAEASGRRIFQVLDAPQQIAELPGARPLAQPARGEVAFEHITFGYDSAAPVLKALSLHVPAGQRVALLGASGAGKSTLIGLLTRTYDPQAGRVTLDGQDVSELTLPSLRRAATVMQQDTFLFHDTVLENVRYARPDAAPEEVQAALTVAGAAEFVAALPQGLNTMVGERGVRLSGGQRQRLAIARVLLANPAVLLLDEPTSALDTESETQIVGALERLMRGRTALIVTHRLSLARSADRIVVLEGGKVVEDGKPEVLRRLRGGRYAALEQAALLSEGMLADD; encoded by the coding sequence ATGCTCTCCCCAGCTTCTCCACCGGTTATTCGCCGTCTCTACGGCTTGCTGCTGCCCTACCGCCGCACCGTGCTGATTGGGATGTGCTGCTTGATCGGCAGCGTGGCCGCCGAACTCTATCCGCCGCTGGTGTGGGGCCGGGTGGTGGATTTGGGCCTCATGAAACGCGATTGGCGCTTTGTCGGCTGGCAACTGGCGCTGCTGGTGGTCATCTTTGCCGCGCAGCAGGTGTTGGCTGCTTGGCGCGGGCTGCTGCTGGAGCGGGCCGGGCAGCAACTGACTTTTGATCTGCGGATGCGGCTGTATACCAAACTGGCTGGGCAATCGGCGGCTTACTTTGAATCTCAGCGCAGCGGCGACCTGCTTTCCCGCGTTACCGCCGACGTGGACGGCATTCAAGATGTGCTGCTGCGCGGCACCGACGCCGTGCTGGGCAACGCTCTACGTCTGATCGGGGTGGTCGCTATTTTCATCGCTCTGCAACCACTGCTGGGCGTGATCGTGACGCTGCCGATGCTGGTGGTGGGCCTGCTGCTGCGGCGCTACAACAGCAATGTCCGCCCGGCTTACCGCGCGGCCCGCAACCGCCTCGGCGATTTGTCGGCGCTGATTGCGGACCGGCTGGCGGGTATCCGGGTGGTGCAGGGCTTTGCCCGTGAAGACGCTGAGGCCCAAAAAGTAGAAGCCATCGGTGAGTCGCTGTATCAGGAAGGCGTTAAGGCCGTGCAACTGCGCAACCGGGCTTTTCCGGTGGTGCGCTTCGTGTCCAACTTCGGCAACATCTTGATGCTCGGCGGCGGCGTGCTGCTGATCAGTCGCGGTCAATTTACGCTGGGCGGCCTACTGGCTTACCGGGGCTACGGGCGCTACTTTTACGGCCCGATTGACGACCTGGTCAATATCAACGACTTGTTGCAGCGGGCCGAAGCCAGCGGGCGGCGCATTTTTCAGGTGCTGGACGCGCCGCAGCAGATCGCCGAGTTGCCCGGCGCTCGCCCACTCGCTCAGCCTGCACGCGGCGAGGTGGCCTTCGAGCACATCACCTTCGGCTACGACTCCGCCGCGCCTGTTTTGAAGGCGCTGAGCCTGCACGTTCCGGCGGGGCAGCGGGTGGCGCTGCTCGGCGCGTCGGGTGCGGGCAAAAGCACACTGATCGGGCTGCTGACCCGCACCTATGACCCCCAAGCAGGGCGGGTCACTTTAGACGGCCAAGACGTAAGCGAGCTGACCTTGCCTTCGCTGCGCCGCGCTGCCACCGTAATGCAGCAAGACACCTTCCTTTTTCACGACACGGTGCTGGAAAATGTCCGGTACGCCCGACCAGACGCCGCTCCCGAAGAAGTGCAGGCGGCTTTGACGGTGGCGGGTGCGGCTGAGTTCGTGGCTGCCCTGCCGCAGGGTCTGAACACCATGGTCGGTGAGCGCGGTGTGCGGCTGTCGGGCGGCCAGCGCCAACGCCTCGCCATCGCGCGGGTGCTGCTGGCCAACCCTGCCGTACTGCTCCTCGACGAACCCACCAGCGCCCTGGACACCGAATCGGAGACGCAGATCGTCGGCGCTCTGGAACGCTTGATGCGGGGCCGCACCGCCTTAATCGTCACCCACCGCTTGTCGCTGGCCCGCAGCGCCGACCGGATCGTGGTGCTGGAAGGCGGAAAGGTCGTGGAGGACGGCAAGCCCGAAGTGCTGCGCCGCCTGCGCGGTGGCCGCTACGCCGCGCTGGAGCAAGCCGCCCTGCTCTCCGAGGGCATGCTGGCCGACGACTGA